The Solea senegalensis isolate Sse05_10M linkage group LG4, IFAPA_SoseM_1, whole genome shotgun sequence genome includes a region encoding these proteins:
- the LOC122767932 gene encoding tensin-2-like: MGCIHSTGTGKVKKHGPDTDTGEILIKTEPEVHPEILHLAELAKAGSHTFMEKSFKKRRICEVCKHNIINPGAFCKECKAAVHKSCEAKVTSTCTSASDLRGSTKSLSQRKRGSLPRSKSVEQVMEHVMENHYDFDLTYITERIISVFFLPDLEEQRYRRNLQEVASMLKSKHQDKFLLLNLSEKRHDITRLNQKVEDYGWPDLHAPPLDRICAICKAMETWLSADPSNVVVLHCKGNKGKTGVIVAAYMHYSKISAGADQALTTLAMRKFCEDKVSSSLQPSHNRYIYYFSGLLSGAIKMNSSPMFLHQILIPSLPNFQAGGGFYPFLKIYQSLQLVYTSGVYDPQSSRARKLCVTMEPALLLKGDIMVKCYHRRSRASEREVVFRVQFHTCTVHGAQLWFGKTELDVACTDDRFPPDATVEFIFSNGPEKMKGREYCKNDASVRVDYNTSDAVVRWDSYENFNLHHQDSMENISHLKGPLDGSLYAQVRKRRGPGSTTLAASPNGCLTRSPTVKPQTLSHPQPPTFTSNPNRSSLPPDPLQDAISPTICPERGNTDCQEARARDKTRGKEKDRETAILDDGDRLSSGGLRREHSCCSRTSAKCNDVGLERERGPSISNSHCLGRCNSTKVHPKSQTLPALPSKPVSPPLNPAHMELCHRHSAHPLSEVPWERPPPPPPLPCLHRPYYPYSAPEHAHPHSLSLPMSNRLCSGEEFHFFHYPNHSPSTHLSHQSLPSSPYREMFFSSPTQSSGCPCRDCSNRRGSVRTFQPLHPDQTESLQWSQGAGVQQTREVPPLWESENPWEVVRDTEVWQCKSATPSFQVCHSSLGQGSNQEQPRFVPASHQSYHSPQSLVDVRDGASSGYHTPPQPRHSCPCSPYQSSPAESHESRGYVSGYQSGSASPLPANSPSPGRVQLPETPSRSKEQQHSEVEKAKAVVEDDVSHGSEGKSDSNGPSSTPGLDSDHDYTLIGSSSPTHTEDSVTADSPPQSQENHTQLESCTNSILSTATASTVIQTHTVSLSGNTPQSSSEQNLSMDSKTGAAKNAGNAEGSNQSHASRYAAVIIPPVQMQLNGSALPSDTPSICSRNVTVNSSTSLNSSPSTTSPNSPVSSPEPQSSPQRSPMATDAAGHRLTPDRDSSADNKPPSPVPDGYNTPTFPLASYYYHLLNVPHVPYTGYTAVTIPAVQPPLPEKKRLSSTAGSQNGHSSLQRVSSAPVPAHHVTFSPPAGQQRRGSAQSNSKDEADIRVNAKFVQDSSKYWYKAGISRDQAIAVLKDKEPGTFLIRDSNSFQGAYGLALKVATPPPNANSSGSKDPLEQLVRHFLIETGPRGVKIKGCQNESYFGSLSALVYQHSITPISLPCALRIPEKDLVGELQETQSTTSTSTAADLLKQGAACNVLYLNSVETESLTGPEAVSKATKCTLALSPRPVATVVHFKVSSQGITLTDSKRRCILDTAASLHINNTVNDRPQ; the protein is encoded by the exons GTGACTTCCACCTGCACCTCAGCATCAGATCTG agagGTTCCACAAAATCTTTATCACAAAGGAAGAGAGGCTCATTACCAAG GAGTAAAAGTGTGGAACAAGTAATGGAGCATGTGATGGAGAACCACTACGACTTTGACCTCACCTACATCACTGAGCGGATCATCTCCGTCTTCTTCCTGCCTGACCTGGAGGAGCAGCGGTACCGCCGAAATCTACAGGAAGTCGCCTCCATGCTGAAATCCAAGCACCAGGACAAGTTTCTG CTACTCAATCTGTCAGAGAAGAGACATGACATCACCAGACTTAACCAAAAG GTGGAGGACTATGGCTGGCCTGATCTTCATGCCCCACCTTTGGACAGGATCTGTGCGATTTGTAAAGCCATGGAGACCTGGCTGAGTGCTGACCCCAGCAATGTTGTGGTTCTCCACTGCAAG GGAAACAAAGGAAAGACGGGCGTCATCGTGGCAGCATACATGCACTACAGCAAGATATCCGCTGG TGCAGACCAGGCTCTCACCACACTCGCCATGAGGAAGTTCTGTGAAGATAAAGTCTCTTCTTCCCTACAGCCCTCTCACAACAG GTACATCTATTACTTTAGTGGCCTGCTGTCAGGTGCCATCAAAATGAACAGCAGTCCTATGTTCCTCCACCAGATCCTCATTCCCTCATTACCAAACTTCCAGGCTGGAGGAG GTTTCTATCCCTTCCTGAAAATCTATCAGTCTCTACAGCTGGTTTACACGTCAGGCGTATA tgatCCCCAGAGCTCCAGGGCGAGGAAGCTGTGTGTGACTATGGAGCCTGCATTGTTGCTAAAGGGGGACATTATG GTGAAGTGCTATCACCGGCGGAGTCGAGCATCAGAGAGGGAGGTGGTCTTCAGAGTCCAGTTCCACACTTGCACTGTTCACGGAGCCCAGCTGTGGTTTGGAAAGACTGAACTGGACGTGGCCTGCACAG ATGACAGGTTCCCCCCTGATGCTACTGTCGAGTTTATCTTCTCAAATGGGCCAGAAAAAATGAAAG GTCGGGAATATTGCAAGAATGATGCCTCTGTCAGAGTGGATTATAACACCTCAGACGCTGTGGTCAGATGGGATTCATATGAGAACTTCAACCTACACCACCAAGACAGCATGGAGA ACATCTCTCATCTGAAGGGCCCTCTGGATGGAAGTCTGTACGCACAGGTGAGGAAGCGACGTGGGCCAGGCTCCACCACTTTGGCAGCATCTCCAAATGGATGCCTTACTCGCAGCCCAACAGTGAAACCCCAAACTCTGAGCCACCCGCAGCCTCCCACCTTCACCAGTAATCCCAATCGCTCTTCGCTCCCCCCTGATCCACTGCAAGATGCTATTTCACCAACAATCTGCCCCGAAAGAGGAAACACCGACTGTCAAGAAGCCAGAGCACGAGACAAAACtagagggaaagaaaaggatAGGGAGACAGCAATTTTAGATGATGGAGACCGTCTAAGTTCAGGTGGCTTGAGGCGGGAGCACTCATGTTGTAGTCGAACAAGTGCAAAGTGCAATGATGTGGgactggagagggagagagggccCAGCATTTCTAACAGTCACTGTCTCGGACGTTGCAACAGCACCAAAGTGCACCCAAAAAGTCAGACCCTTCCTGCTTTGCCTTCCAAACCTGTGTCCCCTCCTCTGAATCCAGCTCACATGGAACTCTGCCATCGTCATAGTGCCCATCCTTTATCTGAGGTACCATGGGAACGtccaccccctcccccacccctgCCCTGTCTCCACAGACCATACTACCCTTACTCTGCCCCTGAACATGCACACCCACACAGTCTTTCCCTCCCGATGTCAAACAGACTCTGCAGTGGTGAGGAGTTTCACTTCTTCCATTATCCCAACCACAGCCCATCCACTCATCTCTCCCACCAGTCACTGCCCTCCAGTCCTTACAGGGAAATGTTCTTCAGCTCTCCAACACAGTCCTCTGGTTGCCCCTGTCGGGACTGCTCCAACAGGCGAGGCTCAGTCAGAACATTCCAACCATTACACCCAGACCAAACAGAGAGCCTACAATGGTCCCAGGGAGCAGGGGTACAGCAAACAAGAGAGGTGCCCCCACTGTGGGAAAGTGAAAATCCATGGGAGGtggtgagagacacagaggtctGGCAGTGCAAATCAGCCACACCTTCGTTCCAGGTCTGTCACTCTTCTTTGGGTCAGGGCTCAAACCAGGAACAGCCCAGATTTGTACCTGCATCTCACCAGAGCTACCATAGTCCCCAGTCTTTGGTGGATGTGCGGGATGGAGCCAGCAGTGGGTACCACACACCTCCACAGCCCCGCCACTCCTGCCCCTGCTCTCCTTATCAGTCGTCCCCAGCTGAGAGCCACGAGAGCCGGGGTTATGTCTCAGGATACCAGTCTGGGTCGGCCTCACCTCTGCCTGCTAATAGCCCGTCTCCTGGGAGAGTCCAGCTGCCTGAGACTCCCTCTAGATCCAAAGAACAGCAACACAGTGAAG TGGAAAAAGCCAAAGCTGTTGTGGAGGATGATGTATCCCACGGTTCAGAAGGTAAATCAGACTCTAACGGTCCATCAAGTACTCCTGGACTGGACTCTGATCATGACTACACACTCATCGGTAGCAgcagccccacacacactgaagataG TGTGACTGCTGACAGCCCTCCTCAAAGCCAGGAAAACCACACACAGCTAGAATCCTGCACAAATAGCATCTTGAGTACTGCAACAGCATCAACAGTCATACAAACCCATACTGTCAGCTTATCTGGAAACACCCCACAGTCATCAAGTGAGCAGAATTTGAGTATGGACAGTAAGACTGGTGCAGCTAAGAATGCAGGAAATGCTGAAGGATCTAACCAGTCACATGCTTCCCGTTATGCTGCAGTCATCATCCCCCCTGTCCAAATGCAGCTCAATGGTTCTGCTCTGCCCAGTGATACCCCATCCATCTGTAGCAGGAATGTTACCGTTAATTCTTCAACCAGTCTCAATTCTAGCCCCTCCACCACATCCCCAAATTCTCCTGTTAGCTCCCCAGAGCCTCAGTCGTCTCCACAGCGCTCCCCGATGGCTACAGACGCAGCAGGGCACAGACTAACTCCTGACAGAGACAGCTCAGCTGACAACAAACCTCCGTCACCTGTGCCAGATGGATACAACACACCCACATTTCCATTAGCATCTTATTACTACCATTTACTGAACGTCCCTCATGTCCCATACACGGGTTACACTGCAGTCACCATCCCCGCTGTCCAGCCACCACTCCCAGAGAAGAAGCGCCTTTCCTCCACTGCAGGATCTCAAAATGGACACAGCTCTCTTCAGAGAGTCTCCTCAGCTCCAGTCCCAGCACACCACGTTACTTTCTCTCCTCCAGCGGGGCAACAGAGACGAGGCTCTGCACAGTCAAACTCCAAAGACGAGGCAGATATTCGGGTTAATGCCAAATTTGTCCAGGATAGCTCCAAGTACTGGTACAAAGCAGGCATCTCCAGAGACCAAG CTATAGCTGTGTTAAAGGACAAGGAACCTGGAACTTTCCTCATCAGGGACAGTAACTCCTTTCAGGGGGCGTACGGTCTGGCCCTGAAAGTGGCCACCCCTCCTCCCAATGCCAATTCCAGTGGCAGCAAAG ATCCTCTGGAACAGCTGGTGAGACACTTCCTCATCGAGACCGGCCCACGAGGAGTGAAGATAAAGGGCTGTCAGAATGAGTCCTACTTTG GGAGTTTATCAGCTCTGGTGTATCAGCATTCAATCACTCCCATCTCTTTACCTTGTGCCCTTCGTATCCCAGAAAAAG ATCTGGTTGGGGAACTTCAAGAGACGCAGAGTACAACAAGCACCAGCACAGCAGCTGATCTCCTCAAACAAGGAGCAG CCTGTAACGTGCTTTACTTGAACTCCGTGGAAACCGAGTCTCTGACGGGACCGGAGGCTGTTTCCAAGGCAACTAAGTGCACTTTGGCTCTGAGTCCACGTCCAGTGGCAACAGTGGTTCACTTCAAAGTGTCGTCTCAGGGAATCACTCTAACGGACAGCAAAAGAAGGTGCATCCTGGACACTGCAGCCTCACTACATATCAACAACACTGTTAATGACAGGCCACAGTAG